In the genome of Leeuwenhoekiella sp. MAR_2009_132, one region contains:
- the arfB gene encoding alternative ribosome rescue aminoacyl-tRNA hydrolase ArfB codes for MNKDVLFSECDFKAVRSSGPGGQHVNKTSTKVMLHWSLKDTTVFDDVQKDRLSARLSSKLTTEGSLVLSYDQSRSQHKNKEEVFKNLVKLLEAGLKIPKYRKKTKPSLASKKRRLDIKKHTADKKANRRPPSL; via the coding sequence ATGAATAAAGACGTACTGTTTTCAGAATGTGATTTTAAAGCAGTTCGCAGTAGCGGGCCCGGAGGTCAGCACGTAAATAAAACTTCAACTAAAGTAATGCTACACTGGAGTTTAAAAGACACAACAGTATTTGATGATGTTCAAAAAGATCGTCTGAGTGCGCGTTTATCGTCAAAACTTACTACAGAGGGTTCATTGGTGCTATCATACGATCAAAGTCGCAGTCAGCACAAAAATAAAGAAGAGGTATTTAAGAACCTGGTAAAGCTCTTGGAAGCAGGATTAAAAATTCCGAAGTATAGAAAAAAAACAAAACCTTCTTTAGCTTCTAAAAAGAGGCGACTTGATATAAAGAAGCATACAGCAGATAAAAAAGCAAACCGAAGACCGCCCAGTTTATAA
- a CDS encoding DUF4301 family protein, translated as MNFTDQEISEIREHGLTTKQVASQIELFVNGVPNVKLVSAATISDGIFQLSDQEALTYRDVYEQKKADLEILKFTPASGAASRMFKSVFKFLEDYNSEKETVNAYLERTGSKVMKVFFDNYEKFPFYNRIVDHLSDAELADESSKKYAFVKKMMGAEGEDFGNLPKGLIPFHYYGSYSVTAFEEHLYEAAAYAAKNDHAKLHFTVSPEHKEAFEAQLKEVETSVSTKTNTSFKVDYSFQKPETDTIAVTLDNKMYRKDDGSLLFRPGGHGALIENLNDVDADVIFIKNIDNVLVNGKIENLAKSKRTLAGVLLAKQEQVFKYAGLLANDTITEAELEALVTFLETEFSTRISDAYSNFSMAEKKTYLAEILDRPIRVCGMVKNEGEPGGGPFWVEDENGKIALQIIESAQVNTKDAKQEEIFKNSTHFNPVDIVAGVRNYKGEKYNLLDFVNPDLAFIAYKTDGGTEIKALELPGLWNGAMARWNTLFVEVPLETFNPVKTVNDLLKPSHQS; from the coding sequence TTGAATTTTACAGACCAAGAAATCAGCGAAATCAGAGAACATGGTTTAACTACAAAACAAGTAGCCTCTCAAATTGAACTTTTTGTAAATGGTGTACCTAATGTTAAGCTGGTCTCTGCAGCAACAATATCAGACGGTATTTTTCAGCTTTCAGATCAGGAGGCGTTAACCTATCGTGATGTTTATGAACAAAAAAAGGCAGACCTAGAAATTTTAAAATTTACACCAGCCTCTGGTGCTGCCAGTCGTATGTTTAAAAGTGTATTTAAATTTCTGGAAGATTATAATTCAGAGAAAGAAACAGTTAATGCATATTTAGAACGTACCGGTAGTAAGGTTATGAAAGTCTTTTTTGATAACTATGAGAAATTTCCTTTTTATAATAGAATAGTAGATCATCTTAGTGATGCAGAATTAGCAGATGAAAGCTCAAAAAAGTATGCATTTGTAAAGAAAATGATGGGTGCCGAAGGTGAAGATTTTGGCAATTTGCCTAAAGGTTTAATCCCTTTTCATTATTACGGTTCATATAGTGTAACCGCTTTTGAAGAGCACCTCTATGAGGCGGCTGCTTACGCTGCAAAAAATGATCACGCAAAATTACATTTTACCGTATCTCCAGAACATAAAGAAGCTTTTGAAGCACAATTAAAAGAGGTAGAGACTTCAGTAAGTACAAAAACTAACACCAGTTTTAAGGTTGACTATTCTTTTCAAAAGCCAGAAACAGATACTATTGCAGTTACCCTAGACAATAAAATGTATCGTAAAGATGACGGTTCGTTACTTTTTAGACCAGGAGGCCACGGAGCATTAATTGAAAATTTAAATGATGTTGATGCAGATGTGATTTTTATTAAAAATATAGACAATGTCCTGGTTAACGGTAAGATTGAAAATTTAGCAAAAAGTAAACGTACACTTGCGGGTGTGTTACTTGCAAAGCAGGAGCAGGTTTTTAAATATGCAGGTTTACTGGCAAACGATACCATTACAGAAGCAGAGCTCGAAGCGCTGGTTACGTTTTTAGAAACCGAATTTAGTACGCGTATAAGTGATGCTTATTCTAATTTTTCAATGGCTGAAAAGAAAACATATCTAGCTGAAATTTTAGATAGACCCATACGAGTTTGTGGTATGGTTAAAAATGAAGGAGAACCTGGCGGAGGTCCGTTTTGGGTTGAAGATGAAAATGGCAAGATAGCGCTGCAGATAATTGAAAGTGCACAGGTAAATACTAAAGATGCTAAGCAGGAAGAGATTTTTAAAAACTCAACTCATTTTAATCCGGTAGATATTGTCGCAGGTGTTCGTAATTATAAAGGAGAAAAATATAATTTACTTGATTTTGTAAATCCAGACCTGGCATTTATCGCTTATAAAACAGATGGCGGTACAGAGATTAAAGCATTAGAGCTTCCGGGATTGTGGAATGGCGCGATGGCACGCTGGAACACTTTATTTGTTGAGGTTCCTCTAGAAACATTCAATCCGGTAAAAACGGTAAATGATTTGCTAAAACCTTCGCACCAAAGCTAG
- a CDS encoding AAA family ATPase, translated as MEKIPEQQPGDCIKIVLFGPESSGKTTLSRALSEYYKTLWVPEYAREYLQEKWVTQKTICEPKDILPIAKGQIKLENDAVQTGIKLVFCDTDLLETKVYSEAYYEGWCDPLVAEAALKNVYDLYLLTYIDIPWEADDLRDRPEQRQEMFDLFEQALINNNRPYVLLKGTVQQRLKTAINQINNLLP; from the coding sequence GTGGAAAAAATACCTGAACAACAACCCGGTGATTGTATAAAAATTGTGCTGTTTGGACCTGAAAGTAGTGGTAAAACAACGCTTTCACGAGCACTTTCTGAATATTATAAAACGCTATGGGTACCCGAGTATGCTCGCGAATACCTTCAGGAGAAGTGGGTAACTCAAAAAACAATTTGTGAGCCTAAAGATATACTACCCATTGCAAAAGGACAGATTAAACTAGAGAATGACGCAGTACAAACCGGCATTAAATTAGTATTTTGTGATACAGATCTCTTAGAGACAAAAGTCTATAGTGAAGCTTATTATGAGGGCTGGTGCGACCCTTTAGTTGCTGAAGCAGCGCTCAAAAACGTGTATGATCTTTATCTTTTAACTTATATTGATATACCCTGGGAGGCAGATGACTTACGAGATAGGCCAGAGCAACGTCAGGAAATGTTTGATCTTTTTGAACAGGCATTGATTAATAACAACAGACCATATGTGCTTTTAAAAGGAACTGTACAGCAACGTTTAAAAACAGCTATTAACCAAATTAACAACTTACTACCTTGA
- the pnuC gene encoding nicotinamide riboside transporter PnuC has product MSPIFDFLFGQYAEYETTSVVLEIIAVVFGLLSVWFSKQNNIWVYPSGMISTAIFVYLLAKWGLLGDLMINAYYFAMSVYGWYIWTRKVDAKHVTPITRTTLTEHKWSALIFIITLIFVFCVYTYFDKWNSWTAYVDTVTTAIFFVGMWLMAKRKIENWIYWIVGDIISVPLYFHKGFTFTSFQYVIFTILAIYGFIAWKKYLNNNPVIV; this is encoded by the coding sequence ATGAGCCCCATTTTTGATTTTCTATTTGGTCAATATGCAGAATACGAGACCACTTCTGTAGTCTTAGAAATTATAGCGGTTGTTTTCGGACTCCTTTCTGTCTGGTTTTCTAAGCAGAACAATATTTGGGTTTATCCTTCGGGGATGATAAGCACAGCAATTTTTGTGTATCTGTTAGCAAAATGGGGCTTGCTGGGCGATTTAATGATTAACGCATATTATTTTGCGATGAGTGTTTATGGCTGGTACATCTGGACGCGTAAAGTAGATGCAAAACATGTCACACCTATAACGCGAACTACGTTAACAGAACATAAATGGTCTGCTCTCATTTTTATAATAACGCTCATTTTTGTGTTTTGTGTCTACACGTATTTTGACAAGTGGAATAGTTGGACGGCATATGTAGATACGGTAACTACAGCAATATTCTTTGTAGGTATGTGGCTTATGGCTAAGCGTAAGATTGAGAATTGGATTTATTGGATAGTGGGAGATATAATCTCTGTGCCCCTATATTTTCACAAAGGCTTCACATTTACCAGTTTTCAATATGTTATTTTTACTATTCTAGCTATTTATGGTTTTATTGCGTGGAAAAAATACCTGAACAACAACCCGGTGATTGTATAA
- a CDS encoding thiamine-binding protein — MNISVELTLTPLQDDYEPAIIDFIKSLRASGLIVLENPLSTQVYGDYDAVMTVLQKEMKVALEAVERGLLYIKIVKSDRSDYEPHF; from the coding sequence ATGAATATTTCAGTAGAACTTACATTAACGCCACTCCAGGACGATTACGAGCCGGCAATTATAGATTTTATTAAAAGTTTGCGTGCATCTGGGCTAATCGTTTTAGAAAATCCTTTAAGTACACAGGTTTATGGTGATTATGATGCGGTAATGACTGTGCTTCAGAAAGAAATGAAAGTTGCTTTAGAAGCGGTAGAGCGAGGTCTTTTATACATAAAAATCGTAAAATCTGACCGCAGCGACTATGAGCCCCATTTTTGA
- a CDS encoding geranylgeranylglyceryl/heptaprenylglyceryl phosphate synthase, whose amino-acid sequence MIKNLKKSKKEVYTHFLNAAQNRQSLFAILFDPEEFDGKAIENQLKRIPKNTTHILVGGSTATQSQTQVAVRYIKEQCKLPVVLFPGDYRHITAEADALLFLSLLSGDNAEYLIHQQIKSVDILRDTDIEIIPTGYILIDGGIETAVQRVSNTQPLSQNNIDLIVNTALAGQYTGKKLIYLEAGSGAVNRVSVQIIEAVKKAIAIPLIVGGGIRTQQQLQDAYRAGADMIVVGNAFEKGDF is encoded by the coding sequence ATGATCAAAAATTTAAAGAAAAGTAAAAAAGAAGTCTACACGCATTTTCTAAATGCAGCACAAAACAGGCAGTCTCTCTTTGCAATCTTATTTGATCCCGAAGAATTTGATGGTAAGGCTATTGAAAATCAGCTAAAGCGAATTCCAAAAAACACCACACACATTTTAGTAGGAGGTAGCACAGCGACTCAATCTCAAACGCAAGTAGCCGTTCGTTATATTAAAGAACAGTGTAAATTACCGGTTGTATTATTTCCCGGAGATTACCGGCATATTACAGCAGAAGCAGATGCATTACTTTTTTTAAGTTTACTTTCTGGGGACAATGCAGAATACCTCATACATCAGCAAATAAAGTCTGTAGACATACTTAGAGATACAGATATAGAGATTATACCTACCGGTTATATTTTAATAGATGGTGGAATTGAAACTGCAGTTCAGCGGGTAAGCAACACTCAGCCGTTATCTCAAAACAATATTGATCTCATTGTAAATACTGCACTTGCGGGGCAGTATACAGGTAAAAAATTAATTTATTTAGAGGCGGGTAGTGGAGCTGTGAATCGGGTTTCCGTACAAATTATAGAGGCTGTAAAAAAAGCGATTGCAATACCTTTAATTGTAGGAGGCGGAATACGCACTCAACAGCAGTTGCAAGATGCATATCGCGCAGGAGCCGATATGATTGTGGTAGGAAATGCTTTTGAAAAAGGCGATTTTTAA
- a CDS encoding 4'-phosphopantetheinyl transferase family protein: MPLFKTITPNSTTQVYIWKVEEPLEVLAKSVNLTPHCQTRFDSMKSELHRKGFLSIRHLLHVAGYTDQDLYYTENGKPHLKDGKHISITHSYNFTAIIVSDISEVGIDIEMQRDKILRIASRFTPLKEYKTLANDEAVVRKLTIVWGAKESLYKIYGVKGLSFLQHINVADFDFDDYKSTAVINYHGSQSEYSIDFLEFEGFTCVYALAL; the protein is encoded by the coding sequence GTGCCACTTTTCAAAACAATAACACCTAACTCTACCACTCAAGTTTATATTTGGAAAGTGGAAGAGCCTCTTGAAGTTTTAGCTAAATCTGTAAATCTTACTCCGCATTGCCAGACTCGTTTTGACAGTATGAAGTCAGAATTACACCGCAAAGGTTTTTTGAGTATAAGACATCTTTTACACGTTGCAGGTTATACAGATCAAGACTTGTATTATACAGAGAATGGAAAGCCGCATCTTAAAGACGGTAAGCATATCTCAATAACACACTCCTATAATTTTACAGCGATAATCGTAAGTGATATTTCTGAAGTAGGTATAGATATTGAAATGCAGCGCGATAAAATCTTACGCATTGCATCCCGCTTTACTCCCTTAAAAGAATACAAAACTCTGGCAAATGATGAAGCTGTTGTGCGCAAACTCACCATTGTTTGGGGAGCAAAAGAATCATTATATAAAATATACGGGGTTAAAGGGCTCAGCTTTCTACAACATATTAATGTAGCTGATTTTGATTTTGATGACTATAAATCAACAGCGGTTATAAATTATCACGGGAGTCAGAGTGAGTACAGTATTGATTTTCTCGAGTTTGAAGGCTTTACCTGTGTATATGCTTTGGCTTTATGA
- the ahcY gene encoding adenosylhomocysteinase — translation MSTKTVQYVPYKVKDISLAAWGRKEIELAEAEMPGLMALREEYGAEQPLKGARIAGCLHMTIQTAVLIETLVALGADVTWSSCNIFSTQDHAAAAIAAAGIPVYAWKGLSEEEFNWCIEQTLFFGEDRKPLNMILDDGGDLTNMVLDEYPELGAAIKGISEETTTGVHRLYERVKKGSLMMPAININDSVTKSKFDNKYGCRESAVDAVRRATDIMLAGKRVVVCGYGDVGKGTAASFKGAGSIVTVTEIDPICALQAAMDGFEVKRLESVVSTADIVITTTGNKDIVRAEHFKAMKDKTIVCNIGHFDNEIQVAWLNENYGSTKDEIKPQVDKYTIDGKDIILLAEGRLVNLGCATGHPSFVMSNSFTNQTLAQIELWKNSANYDNDVYMLPKHLDEKVAALHLEKIGVELTELSTEQAEYIGVTVAGPYKPEYYRY, via the coding sequence ATGTCAACGAAAACAGTACAGTATGTACCTTATAAAGTTAAAGATATTTCTTTAGCTGCTTGGGGTAGAAAAGAAATTGAATTAGCTGAGGCAGAGATGCCGGGACTTATGGCTTTGAGAGAAGAATATGGTGCCGAGCAACCTCTTAAAGGAGCGCGTATTGCAGGATGTCTGCATATGACAATTCAAACAGCAGTATTAATTGAAACACTTGTTGCGCTAGGTGCAGATGTGACCTGGAGCTCTTGTAATATTTTCTCTACACAAGATCACGCAGCAGCAGCAATTGCAGCAGCGGGGATTCCTGTGTATGCCTGGAAAGGTTTAAGTGAAGAAGAATTTAACTGGTGTATTGAGCAAACGCTTTTCTTTGGTGAAGATCGTAAGCCATTAAATATGATACTTGATGATGGTGGTGATTTAACAAATATGGTACTAGATGAGTATCCTGAGTTAGGTGCTGCAATTAAAGGTATTTCTGAAGAAACTACTACAGGAGTTCACCGTTTATATGAGCGCGTAAAAAAAGGAAGCTTAATGATGCCTGCTATTAATATTAATGATAGCGTTACTAAATCTAAATTTGACAACAAATATGGTTGTCGCGAAAGTGCTGTTGATGCTGTGCGTCGTGCAACAGATATTATGCTTGCCGGTAAACGTGTTGTAGTTTGTGGTTATGGGGATGTAGGTAAAGGTACAGCTGCTTCTTTTAAAGGTGCGGGTTCTATTGTTACGGTTACCGAAATTGACCCTATTTGTGCATTACAAGCTGCAATGGACGGTTTTGAGGTTAAACGCCTAGAAAGCGTTGTAAGCACTGCAGATATCGTGATCACTACTACAGGAAATAAAGACATTGTACGTGCTGAGCACTTTAAAGCGATGAAAGATAAAACCATAGTTTGTAACATAGGCCACTTTGATAACGAGATACAAGTAGCATGGTTAAATGAAAACTACGGTTCTACTAAAGATGAGATTAAGCCGCAGGTTGACAAATACACGATAGACGGTAAAGATATTATTCTTCTTGCTGAAGGTCGTCTTGTGAACTTAGGTTGTGCAACGGGTCACCCAAGTTTTGTAATGAGTAACTCATTTACAAACCAGACTTTAGCACAAATTGAACTTTGGAAAAATTCTGCTAACTATGACAATGACGTTTATATGCTTCCTAAGCATTTAGATGAAAAAGTAGCTGCTTTACACCTAGAGAAAATAGGTGTAGAACTTACCGAATTAAGTACAGAACAAGCTGAATATATAGGGGTAACTGTTGCAGGCCCATATAAGCCTGAGTATTACAGATACTAA
- a CDS encoding Bor family protein, translating to MNKFQQLFIVGALALMATSCYVQTSVVGAGAKGNTEVTQWNHYLIGGLAPVGVSKPEVMANGAKDYTVTTKHSFVNGLVNAITFGLYTPTTTIVKY from the coding sequence ATGAACAAATTTCAACAATTATTTATCGTAGGGGCACTAGCTCTTATGGCTACATCGTGCTACGTACAAACTAGCGTAGTAGGTGCAGGAGCTAAAGGAAACACTGAAGTAACACAATGGAATCATTACTTAATAGGTGGTCTTGCTCCCGTAGGAGTTTCTAAACCAGAGGTAATGGCTAATGGAGCTAAAGATTATACCGTAACTACAAAACACTCTTTTGTAAATGGTCTGGTTAATGCAATTACTTTTGGTCTATACACGCCTACAACCACAATTGTAAAGTATTAA
- a CDS encoding TM2 domain-containing protein: MNFKIILSLALLLMISTTTFAGFPVERKAKVTTELNTADEASSELVSPAAVAADRQTVAILLWLFLGAFAAHRWYLGSPILWNILFILTAGFFVVGWIIDGVEIITGTYPGL; encoded by the coding sequence ATGAATTTCAAAATTATTCTTTCACTGGCACTTCTGCTAATGATATCAACAACAACTTTTGCAGGCTTTCCTGTAGAGCGCAAAGCAAAAGTTACAACCGAACTAAATACAGCCGATGAAGCTAGCAGTGAACTCGTGTCACCGGCTGCTGTTGCTGCAGATCGTCAAACCGTTGCAATCTTGCTTTGGTTATTTTTAGGAGCCTTTGCTGCGCACAGATGGTACTTAGGAAGCCCTATTTTATGGAACATTCTCTTTATCCTAACTGCAGGATTCTTTGTAGTAGGATGGATAATTGATGGTGTCGAGATTATTACAGGAACATATCCTGGCTTATAA
- a CDS encoding phytase — translation MTYFKMKNFKIIAFLSGISIVISCGSSKSKLPEIKPDLITEHVKYDTDDPAIWINPEDASKSIVFGTDKESDGAIYAFDLNGKIIESKTIRGIQRPNNVDLRYNFPVTDSTTTDIIAFTERERKMLRIYSVPDMKPLDGGGFPVFADDSDSNTEFQSPMGVSLYKSAIDSSFYAIVGRKSGPLENYLYQYKITTKSDSLVGFDLVRKFGQFSGKKEIEAIAVDDAMGFIYYSDEGDGIKKYFAEPDKGNEQVSSFGFADFQNDIEGIAIATYEDGTGFLIVSDQQRGSLTFMIAKQMLL, via the coding sequence ATGACTTATTTTAAAATGAAAAACTTCAAAATTATAGCATTTCTAAGCGGTATTTCTATAGTGATTTCCTGCGGAAGTAGTAAATCTAAATTGCCTGAGATTAAACCCGATCTAATAACAGAGCACGTTAAATATGATACAGATGACCCTGCGATTTGGATAAATCCTGAAGATGCATCGAAGAGTATTGTTTTTGGTACAGATAAAGAGAGTGATGGAGCGATCTATGCTTTTGATCTCAACGGAAAGATTATAGAATCAAAAACCATTCGCGGTATTCAAAGACCTAACAATGTAGATCTGCGCTACAATTTTCCTGTGACTGATTCTACTACGACAGATATCATTGCTTTTACTGAGAGGGAACGTAAAATGTTGCGCATCTATTCGGTTCCTGATATGAAACCTTTAGATGGTGGTGGATTTCCTGTATTTGCAGATGATAGCGATTCTAATACAGAATTTCAATCTCCTATGGGTGTGAGTTTATACAAGTCGGCAATTGACAGCTCATTCTATGCGATTGTAGGCCGAAAATCTGGGCCTTTAGAAAACTACTTATATCAGTATAAAATCACGACAAAATCAGACAGTTTAGTAGGATTTGACTTGGTACGTAAATTTGGTCAATTTAGTGGTAAAAAGGAAATTGAAGCTATTGCGGTAGACGATGCGATGGGTTTTATTTATTATTCAGATGAAGGAGATGGTATTAAAAAATATTTTGCAGAACCTGATAAGGGTAATGAGCAGGTAAGCTCTTTTGGATTTGCAGATTTTCAGAATGATATTGAGGGTATAGCGATTGCAACTTATGAAGATGGCACAGGTTTTTTAATAGTATCAGACCAGCAACGGGGCAGTTTAACATTTATGATCGCAAAACAAATGCTTTTATAA
- a CDS encoding TonB-dependent receptor, translating to MKIITSLKLLSVTLLFAFSSTSLSAQNSSIQGVIVDDYGINVPGAAVMIEALNKGAVSNQDGKFTFLNIPEGSHTLAIKYLGFKDMFVPVDVTSGKTATISILLTSEETKLEDVQVIGYSSGGQSRALNTQKNNLNITNVVSTDQIGKFPDANIGDAAKRIPGITMQIDQGEARNIIVRGLAPQLNSVTLNGSRIPSAEGDNRNVQMDLIPSDMIQTIEVNKAVTPDMDADALGGSVNLVTRSTPQSFRLSATGGSGINFITDKRILSGSFLVGDRSKNKKFGWLVSASINDNDFGSDNVEAEWADTFEYTNAAGEETEVDVNPYVAVFETRKYLVQRVRRSFSANLDYNIDENNEIYLKTMYNWRDDRENRFAYSSEILDAEDILESDFDLVNNTPSRFPVEAKRETKGGIPGGRNQNRRLEDQRMQNYSLGGNHVFGNLKFTWMGSFAKASEERPNERYLVYASEYGINNEVVDTRYPLHMPEETEDFTNFEFDELTEEYQFTEEKDLNFFANFELPADFFNTGSGSIKFGVRGRFKNKNRDNSFFEYAPLTGTLDNLSLVEQRIYSGNDFLAGSQYKPGVFASPQFLGGLNLQDVTAFEGEAVPDEYLGDNFDVTENVFAGYIMTNQKLTEKLDALIGLRIENTRIESIGNSFNVDEPEDVTQVNDESSYTNILPGVHFKYNASESTVLRFAWTNTLARPNYIDLVPYRQREDDEISIGNPQLEPTTSMNFDFMAERYFESVGIISGGMFYKNIQDFIYTQKTDQEDGIELFQPLNGDKATIFGAEVAFQRQLDFLPGFLKNFGIYVNYTYLNSEAKGIANEDGDLRGDLDLPGSSPNMFNASLSYGDSWFSARLSGNYSDAYLDELGGNAFEDRFYDEQFFLDFNATVFLSKNLQVFANLNNITNQPLRYYQGVQDRTMQMEYYNTRLTFGIKYDLF from the coding sequence ATGAAAATTATTACCAGTTTAAAGTTGCTCAGTGTAACGCTGCTTTTTGCCTTTAGTAGTACAAGTTTATCTGCGCAAAACAGTAGTATTCAAGGCGTGATTGTAGATGATTATGGAATAAATGTTCCCGGCGCCGCAGTAATGATTGAGGCCTTAAATAAAGGAGCGGTTTCTAATCAAGACGGGAAATTTACCTTTCTTAACATTCCTGAAGGTAGCCATACACTTGCTATTAAATATTTAGGATTTAAAGATATGTTTGTGCCGGTAGATGTCACTAGTGGTAAAACAGCAACGATATCAATTTTGTTAACTTCAGAAGAGACTAAATTAGAAGATGTACAGGTTATAGGTTATAGTTCTGGTGGGCAATCGCGTGCACTTAATACACAAAAGAATAATCTTAATATTACTAATGTTGTTTCTACAGATCAGATAGGTAAGTTTCCTGATGCCAATATAGGTGATGCGGCAAAGCGTATTCCGGGTATTACGATGCAGATAGATCAGGGAGAAGCACGAAATATTATCGTGCGTGGTCTGGCTCCACAGTTAAATTCGGTAACCTTAAACGGAAGCCGTATTCCTTCGGCAGAAGGAGATAATAGAAATGTACAGATGGATTTGATTCCGTCTGATATGATACAAACCATAGAGGTCAATAAAGCTGTAACGCCAGATATGGATGCAGATGCTTTAGGTGGTTCTGTAAACCTTGTAACACGATCTACTCCGCAAAGCTTTAGACTCTCTGCCACGGGTGGAAGTGGAATAAATTTTATTACAGATAAACGTATTCTAAGCGGGTCGTTTCTTGTAGGCGATCGTTCAAAAAACAAAAAGTTTGGCTGGCTTGTTTCTGCATCCATAAATGACAATGATTTTGGTAGCGATAATGTAGAAGCAGAATGGGCAGATACATTTGAATATACAAACGCAGCTGGTGAGGAGACTGAGGTTGATGTCAATCCGTATGTGGCTGTTTTTGAAACGCGTAAATATCTTGTTCAACGAGTAAGACGCAGTTTTTCTGCAAACCTAGACTACAACATTGATGAGAATAATGAGATTTATTTAAAAACGATGTATAACTGGCGTGATGATCGGGAGAATCGTTTTGCCTATTCTTCTGAAATTTTAGATGCTGAAGATATTCTTGAAAGTGATTTTGATCTGGTTAACAATACACCTTCGCGTTTTCCGGTTGAAGCAAAAAGAGAAACTAAAGGAGGTATCCCCGGTGGAAGAAATCAAAACAGACGTCTTGAAGATCAGCGTATGCAGAACTATAGTCTGGGAGGAAATCACGTTTTTGGAAATCTTAAATTCACCTGGATGGGTTCTTTTGCAAAAGCATCTGAAGAACGGCCTAATGAGCGTTATTTAGTTTACGCTTCGGAATATGGTATAAACAATGAAGTTGTTGACACACGTTACCCATTGCATATGCCCGAAGAAACAGAAGATTTCACAAATTTCGAATTTGATGAGTTGACTGAAGAATATCAATTTACAGAAGAAAAGGACCTTAACTTTTTTGCCAATTTTGAGCTCCCGGCAGACTTTTTTAATACCGGAAGTGGGAGTATAAAATTTGGTGTTCGTGGTCGTTTTAAAAATAAGAATAGAGACAATAGCTTCTTTGAATATGCACCGCTTACCGGCACTTTAGATAATCTATCTCTTGTAGAGCAACGTATTTATAGTGGTAACGATTTTCTTGCAGGATCTCAATATAAACCCGGTGTTTTTGCATCCCCACAATTTTTAGGAGGTTTAAATCTACAAGATGTAACAGCTTTTGAAGGTGAGGCTGTGCCTGATGAATATCTGGGTGATAATTTTGACGTGACAGAAAATGTGTTTGCAGGTTATATAATGACTAATCAAAAGCTTACCGAAAAACTTGACGCGTTAATAGGTTTAAGAATAGAGAATACACGTATTGAGAGTATAGGAAACAGTTTTAATGTAGATGAGCCAGAAGATGTTACACAGGTTAATGATGAGAGCTCCTATACTAATATACTGCCGGGAGTGCATTTTAAATACAATGCCTCAGAATCAACAGTTTTGCGCTTTGCGTGGACAAATACACTAGCCCGGCCTAATTATATAGATCTGGTGCCTTACAGACAACGCGAAGACGATGAGATCTCAATAGGAAATCCGCAATTAGAACCTACAACTTCTATGAATTTTGATTTTATGGCAGAGCGATATTTTGAGTCTGTAGGGATTATTTCAGGCGGAATGTTTTACAAAAATATTCAGGATTTTATTTACACTCAAAAAACAGATCAGGAAGATGGTATAGAGTTATTTCAGCCTTTAAATGGTGACAAAGCAACCATCTTTGGAGCTGAAGTTGCTTTTCAGCGACAGCTAGATTTCCTGCCGGGTTTCCTCAAGAACTTTGGTATCTATGTAAACTACACCTATCTAAATTCTGAAGCTAAGGGTATTGCAAATGAAGATGGTGACTTGCGCGGTGATCTCGATTTACCAGGCTCTTCTCCTAATATGTTTAATGCTTCATTATCTTATGGTGACAGCTGGTTTAGTGCTCGTTTATCTGGTAATTATTCTGATGCTTATTTAGACGAATTAGGAGGCAATGCTTTTGAAGATCGTTTTTATGATGAGCAGTTCTTTTTAGATTTTAATGCAACTGTTTTCTTATCTAAAAATCTTCAGGTATTTGCAAACCTCAACAATATTACAAATCAGCCTTTGCGTTATTATCAAGGAGTGCAGGATAGAACCATGCAGATGGAATACTACAATACGCGTTTAACCTTTGGTATAAAATATGACTTATTTTAA